Proteins encoded by one window of Anopheles maculipalpis chromosome 2RL, idAnoMacuDA_375_x, whole genome shotgun sequence:
- the LOC126558306 gene encoding beta-1,3-glucan-binding protein-like: protein MFLSCVAFSIFIAASFASPEPRCAISLTTASGTGVKPGPYCSWELIFEDNFDFLNFETWEHENTLGGGGNWEFQWYQNNRSNSYCENGIFNIRPTLLSDDTGEAFLSSGTLNIHGGEPANQCTNPSSFGCERTGSATNLINPIKSARVRTVNSFNFKYGTMEVRARMPTGDWLWPAVWLLPKRNAYGSWPASGEIDLLESRGNIDYRGANGVHIGTEQFGSTLHFGPSPTLNGWETTVAYRNTAPGQGWNTGFHNYQLTWTPDFIRFSVDNQVVSQIDAGTGFWNRGNFGNIAPGTENPWIHGTRMAPFDQEFFIIMNLAVGGTNGYFPDVPPATNANRGKPWSNTSPTAARDFWNGRNSWLPTWRMTDYRSKDSSLQVDYVRVWAL from the exons ATGTTCTTGTCCTGTGTTGCGTTTAGTATTTTTATAGCCGCTTCATTCGCGAGCCCGGAACCACGTTGTGCAATTTCTCTTACAACTGCTAGTGGAACAGGTGTGAAGCCCGGTCCTTACTGCTCGTGGGAACTTATCTTCGAAGacaattttgattttcttaacTTTGAAACATGGGAGCATGAGAACACTctcggtggtggcggt AACTGGGAGTTCCAATGGTACCAGAATAATCGATCCAATTCTTACTGTGAAAATGGTATCTTCAACATCCGCCCAACGCTCCTTTCGGACGACACGGGTGAGGCATTCTTGAGCAGCGGCACCTTGAACATCCATGGAGGAGAACCAGCCAATCAGTGTACAAATCCCTCATCCTTTGGCTGCGAGCGTACCGGTTCTGCAACGAATCTGATCAACCCCATCAAGAGTGCACGTGTCCGTACGGTGAATTCATTCAACTTCAAGTATGGAACGATGGAGGTTCGTGCCCGCATGCCCACTGGAGATTGGCTCTGGCCTGCTGTTTGGTTGTTGCCAAAGCGGAACGCGTACGGATCGTGGCCGGCCTCGGGAGAAATCGATCTGCTCGAGTCTCGCGGTAACATCGACTATCGTGGCGCGAACGGAGTCCATATCGGTACTGAACAGTTTGGCTCTACGCTCCACTTTGGACCGAGTCCCACACTCAACGGATGGGAAACGACAGTGGCGTACAGAAACACCGCACCGGGACAGGGTTGGAATACGGGATTCCACAACTATCAGCTTACCTGGACGCCCGACTTTATTCGGTTCTCGGTTGACAACCAGGTCGTCTCCCAGATCGATGCCGGCACTGGATTCTGGAATCGTGGAAACTTTGGTAACATTGCACCGGGAACCGAGAATCCGTGGATCCATGGAACACGAATGGCGCCGTTCGATCAGGAGTTCTTCATAATCATGAATTTGGCTGTTGGCGGCACGAACGGTTACTTCCCGGATGTCCCACCAGCGACCAATGCTAACCGTGGTAAGCCGTGGTCTAATACCTCGCCAACCGCTGCTCGTGACTTCTGGAATGGACGTAACTCTTGGCTACCGACGTGGCGTATGACTGACTACCGTAGCAAGGATTCCTCGCTCCAGGTTGATTATGTGCGAGTTTGGGCTCTTTAA
- the LOC126557433 gene encoding molybdenum cofactor synthesis protein cinnamon, protein MFSVITVSDSCAAGKATDTSGPHLVEMIKQAFKTDTVNYLLIADDEQLIKQSLIYACDVLKVRAVFTTGGTGFAPRDVTPEATRAIITKEAPQLTLAMTLCSLEKTKFAVLSRAVCGVRNKTLVVNFPGSKKAVGECFQSIVDVLPHVLNLLNEGEIERVRETHRKVQAEGDASTPQEVYHVCPHATGKGGDDDRNSPFPMIGVDNALKQILATIPSVQTTRKQLSRVNIPPFRASIKDGYALKSIGGKGMKKVIGYVSAGDPIVQTNFTIDECFKINTGAPVPLHADAVIQVEDTKLVSRENDYEKIVEILTEPTASLDIRSIGSDLRMSEEVFQYQFPLDACQRALLAAIGEKVSVAKLKVAIISTGDELLHPYDVNATADGSTSEGKIYDSNTTMLVALVRQCGFTEDQCEIQQRVVRDDFESLKKEIESLTGVVHIIICTGGVSMGDKDFVKPVLKELNYELVFGRVNMKPGKPCTYASSKVTKFFGLPGNPVSAFVTFHLFALPALRHYLAAVNETAPSMAKSSLPMIRVELLDTKYVLDPRPEYARASITSRNGKLLASITGGQISSRLKSTIEADVLLELPARTENKPYITAGTQLKAFVLRSNFISRYE, encoded by the exons ATGTTCTCGGTGATAACTG TGAGTGATTCTTGTGCCGCTGGCAAAGCAACGGACACTAGCGGCCCTCATTTGGTGGAAATGATTAAACAAGCATTTAAAACGGATACCGTCAACTACCTGTTGATTGCGGATGACGAGCAGTTAATAAAA CAATCGCTCATTTATGCTTGTGATGTGCTCAAGGTACGAGCCGTATTTACGACGGGCGGAACCGGTTTTGCACCACGGGATGTTACCCCGGAAGCTACGCGTGCCATCATTACCAAGGAAGCACCACAGCTTACGCTGGCTATGACCCTGTGCAGCTTGGAGAAAACCAAATTTGCTGTACTGTCGAGAGCGGTCTGTGGTGTACGAAACAAAACGCTGGTCGTTAACTTTCCTGGAAGCAAAAAGGCTGTCGGTGAATGTTTCCAATCGATTGTGGACGTTTTGCCACATGTGTTGAATTTGCTGAACGAAGGCGAAATAGAACGGGTTCGTGAAACACACCGTAAGGTACAGGCGGAAGGTGATGCTTCAACACCACAGGAAGTATATCACGTGTGTCCACATGCAACAGGGAAAGggggtgatgatgatcgtaACTCACCATTCCCAATGATCGGTGTGGATAACGCGCTAAAGCAAATCCTGGCCACCATACCGTCTGTACAAACGACTCGCAAGCAACTAAGCCGTGTGAATATTCCTCCATTTCGAGCATCCATCAAAGATGGCTATGCGTTGAAATCGATCGGTGGGAAGGGCATGAAGAAGGTGATCGGTTACGTTTCGGCCGGTGATCCAATCGTACAGACAAATTTTACCATCGATGAATGCTTTAAGATCAATACTGGCGCGCCGGTGCCATTACATGCCGATGCCGTGATACAGGTGGAAGACACAAAGCTTGTCTCGCGAGAAAATGATTATGAAAAAATCGTCGAGATTTTGACTGAACCGACCGCCTCGCTCGACATCCGCTCGATCGGTAGTGATCTGCGTATGTCCGAAGAAGTGTTTCAGTATCAGTTTCCGCTCGACGCATGTCAGCGTGCATTGCTTGCAGCAATCGGTGAGAAAGTATCCGTGGCCAAGCTGAAGGTGGCCATCATTTCAACTGGAGACGAACTTTTGCATCCATACGATGTAAATGCTACGGCTGACGGAAGCACGTCAGAAGGCAAAATTTACGACTCGAACACCACCATGCTGGTAGCGCTGGTACGTCAATGCGGATTCACCGAGGATCAGTGCGAAATTCAGCAACGGGTCGTGAGAGATGA ttttgaatcgttgaaaaaagaaatcgaGTCACTAACTGGTGTCGTACACATAATAATATGCACTGGTGGTGTGTCGATGGGCGATAAGGATTTCGTCAAACCGGTGCTAAAAGAGCTTAACTATGAGCTGGTGTTTGGCCGCGTCAATATGAAGCCCGGCAAACCGTGCACATACGCCAGCAGCAAAGTGACGAAATTTTTTGGTTTGCCAGGAAATCCGGTATCAGCATTCGTAACGTTCCATCTGTTTGCATTACCAGCATTGCGGCATTATCTTGCTGCCGTAAATGAAACGGCTCCGAGCATGGCAAAATCAAGTTTACCCATGATTAGAGTTGAG CTTTTGGACACAAAATATGTACTAGATCCTCGACCAGAGTATGCCAGAGCATCCATTACATCGCGAAATGGTAAGCTGTTAGCAAGCATAACTGGTGGACAAATCAGCAGCAGGCTGAAGAGTACCATCGAAGCTGACGTCCTTCTCGAACTTCCGGCCAGAACCGAAAACAAACCGTACATTACAGCGGGAACACAGCTCAAAGCGTTTGTTCTGCGATCCAATTTTATTTCTCGATATGAGTAG